In Rhodopirellula sp. P2, the DNA window CCGCCGACGATTGATGCTGGTCGCGGAAAACGCCGCGATGGCGGTGGTGATCGTGCTGGTGATTCTGTCGCTGTTCTTGGAATTCCGATTGGCATTCTGGGTAATGACGGGCATGGCCATTTCCTTCATCGGCGGTGTGCTGCTGTTGCCCGTCGCCGGTGTCAGCATCAACATGATTTCGCTGTTCGGATTCCTCGTCGTCTTAGGGATCGTGGTCGACGACGCGGTGGTGGTGGGCGAAAACGTTTACGAAAAACGCCAAACGCTCCAGGATCACGAGGCCGCCGCCGTCCAAGGCACCCAAGAAGTCTCCGGTCCGGTCACGTTCAGCATCCTGACCAACATCGTTGCGTTTGTTCCGTTGTTGTTCATCCCCGGTGAGACAGGCAAGTTCTGGGGCCCGTTGCCGATCGTTGTGATCATCGTGCTGTCGCTTTCGCTGGTCGAATCCTTGTTCATTCTCCCCGCCCACTTGGCTCACGCTCGCGACGCAGGTCGCAAACGCAACGGGATCGGCGGCCGCTTGCATCACGCCCAACAAAGGTTCAGCCAAGCATTCAACCGATTGGTGGAATTCTTCTATCGCCCCATTTTGACCATCAGCCTTCGCCATCGATACGTGACGGCTTCTCTTGCCTTGGCGTTGTTCGTGGTCATCGGTGGTTATGCAACCAGTGCCCACATGGGTTTGATTCTGATGCCCGAAGTGTCGGCCGACGAAATCGAAGCTGGCGTGCGAATGCCTGTTGGCACGACTCAGGCCCAAGCTGCAAAAATCGCTGACACGGTGACTCAGGCCAGCATCAAAATGTTCGATGAGCACAATCTGTACGAGGTCGCCGAAGGCATCAAAACCAACGTCCGCGGACAGAGTTTCATTGACGTGGAAATCGTGCTGAAGCCACCAGACCAGCGTGACATGACCGCCAACCAAGTCATCGAACTGTGGCGAGAACACATCGGCGATCTACCCGGCGTGAACCAAGTCACCTTCGAAGCAGAAAGTGGTCCCGGTGGTCACCGTCGCGACATCAGCATTGACCTCAGTCACAGCGACATCGAGGTGCTGGAAAAAGCTGCCACGGCGTTCGTCGAACGAGTCGAATTGTTCGCCAACGCCAGGGATGTCAGCGACAACTACAACAAAGGCAAAATCCAATACGATTTCCGATTGCGTCCCGAGGGACGCGCCCTGGGACTCACCGATGAGGAACTCGGTGAACAATTGCGAGGTGCCTTCTTCGGATCGCTGGCGCTGCGTCTGATTCGGGGGACCAACGAAACCGAAGTTCGTGTCAAACTTCCCGAAGAGCAGCGGGAAGACATTCATCATCTCGAAGACTTGATCATTCGCACACCAAGCGGGGCAGAGGTCCCACTGCTCGACGTCGCGGATGTCGAAGAAACACTGGCCTTCCGATCCATCAATCGTCGCGATGGACGTCGCGCGATCAATGTGTCGATGGATGTCGAACCCAAACGTGCTGCCACCCAAGTCATCGAAGCCTTGCGTTCCTCAGAACTTCCCCGACTCCGCGAAGACTTCCCCGGGATCACCTGGAGCTTCGAAGGCAGTGACGCCGAAATGCGGCGAGCCACGGCGTCCCTGTGGGGCTCCTTCGGATTGGCCCTCGCGGTGATCTATTCGCTGCTCGCGATTGCATTCCGTGGTTACGTGCAACCACTGATCGTGCTGGTCGCGATTCCGTTCGGCGTGGTGGGAGCGATCATCGGCCACATCATGCTGGGCTACGATCTCTCACTGGTCAGCTTGATGGGCGTGATTGCTCTTTCCGGCGTCGTGATCAACGACTCGCTGATCATGATCGACTACGCCAATCGACACCGAAAAGGCCAGTCCGCGTTCGACGCGATCTCACAGGCCGGGCTGCGTCGTTTCCGACCGATCATGCTGACCACGTTGACGACCTTCGGCGGACTGATGCCATTGATCTTCGAGGACTCCCTGCAGGCTCAGTACATCATTCCGATGGCGATCTCACTGGGTTTTGGAATCCTGTTCGCCACTGGAATCATTCTGGTGTTGGTCCCATGCCTGTACCTGATCCTGGAAGACATCCAGCAAATGTTTGCGACGGAAACGGAGTGACCTTCGCAAACGGCTTGCCAAGCGAAAGCCGATGCCCGCCTTATCAATCGCGGTCCAAGATGATCCGGTAGCGAGCGTCTCCACTTCGCAAACGTTCAAACGCGTCGTTGACTTGGCTCATTGGATAGTGCTCGGTCACGGGAGCGATCTGGTGCCGCGCCGCGAAGTCCAGCATCCGGCGGATGATGACGGGCGGTCCCACCGGAGAAGCTCCCAATGACAATTGATTGAAAAGCATGTGCGGCAGCAGACCGATCTGCATTGGCTCCGTCACTGCCCCCACCATGTGAAGTCGTCCGTGGGTTTTAAGTGTGCCGAGAATCGCATTCCAATCCAGCGGGACGTTGACGGTCGAGATCACCAAATCAAACCGCAGGTCGGTGTCTTTGATCGCGTCCATGTCACGGGAGTTCAGCGTGTGATGGGCTCCCATCTGCAACGCTTCTTCCTGTTTGGATTCCGAAGTGAAGGCTGTCACTTCACATCCCCACGCATTGGCAAACTTCAGAGCGAGGTGTCCCAACCCACCAATGCCAATCACGCCCACCGACGATGTCGGCGAAAGATCCAATTGCACAAATGGATTGAAAACCGTGATGCCGCCGCAAAGCAATGGCCCAGCCTCCTTGGCATTCAAAGGATCCGGGATCTTGACCACGCTGGCCGATTGAGCGCGCACCGTGTCCGCGAATCCACCGTGGCGACCGGCAATGGTCGCTTGAGCGTCTGAGCACAGGTTGTGATCGCCGCTCATGCATTGATCGCACACCATGCAGTACCCGGCATGCCACCCCAACCCCACTCGATCACCAACCGATAGATGCGTCACGTGCTCGCCAACGGCCCCGATTTTCCCGATCACTTCATGGCCGGGTACCAAGGGGTATTCGCTCATCTCCCAATCGTTGTCGACCATGC includes these proteins:
- a CDS encoding efflux RND transporter permease subunit; amino-acid sequence: MTSLSKLVPEGGPIAWMARNAIAANLLMLLLLGGGIWSAFAIQKEVFPQFQLDIVEVTVGYPGAAPEEVEQGILRPIEEAVRGVEGIRELTSEAREGRGEVLIELVAGENRMKVLQDVDQAVSRIRTFPDQIEQPEVRLQSRQQEVMQVAIYGPIDIWALRKLAEQLRDQLQSKEQITQVELRRVPAYVTHVEIPRQRLREYGLTLPDVAQVIRESSQDVAAGSVQTTAGEILLRVKARKQWAEEFAGIEIVSGRDGPMVTLGDIATIRDGFEDVGFHSQFSQTPSVELDIFRVGSQSPIDVAEAVHETMAEFETVLPPGVKWRIDSNNAEEFRRRLMLVAENAAMAVVIVLVILSLFLEFRLAFWVMTGMAISFIGGVLLLPVAGVSINMISLFGFLVVLGIVVDDAVVVGENVYEKRQTLQDHEAAAVQGTQEVSGPVTFSILTNIVAFVPLLFIPGETGKFWGPLPIVVIIVLSLSLVESLFILPAHLAHARDAGRKRNGIGGRLHHAQQRFSQAFNRLVEFFYRPILTISLRHRYVTASLALALFVVIGGYATSAHMGLILMPEVSADEIEAGVRMPVGTTQAQAAKIADTVTQASIKMFDEHNLYEVAEGIKTNVRGQSFIDVEIVLKPPDQRDMTANQVIELWREHIGDLPGVNQVTFEAESGPGGHRRDISIDLSHSDIEVLEKAATAFVERVELFANARDVSDNYNKGKIQYDFRLRPEGRALGLTDEELGEQLRGAFFGSLALRLIRGTNETEVRVKLPEEQREDIHHLEDLIIRTPSGAEVPLLDVADVEETLAFRSINRRDGRRAINVSMDVEPKRAATQVIEALRSSELPRLREDFPGITWSFEGSDAEMRRATASLWGSFGLALAVIYSLLAIAFRGYVQPLIVLVAIPFGVVGAIIGHIMLGYDLSLVSLMGVIALSGVVINDSLIMIDYANRHRKGQSAFDAISQAGLRRFRPIMLTTLTTFGGLMPLIFEDSLQAQYIIPMAISLGFGILFATGIILVLVPCLYLILEDIQQMFATETE
- the ahr gene encoding NADPH-dependent aldehyde reductase Ahr, translated to MKTVHAYAVKEPKGKFEEFEYELGELGPNEVDIEVESCGICHSDLSMVDNDWEMSEYPLVPGHEVIGKIGAVGEHVTHLSVGDRVGLGWHAGYCMVCDQCMSGDHNLCSDAQATIAGRHGGFADTVRAQSASVVKIPDPLNAKEAGPLLCGGITVFNPFVQLDLSPTSSVGVIGIGGLGHLALKFANAWGCEVTAFTSESKQEEALQMGAHHTLNSRDMDAIKDTDLRFDLVISTVNVPLDWNAILGTLKTHGRLHMVGAVTEPMQIGLLPHMLFNQLSLGASPVGPPVIIRRMLDFAARHQIAPVTEHYPMSQVNDAFERLRSGDARYRIILDRD